In Camelina sativa cultivar DH55 chromosome 13, Cs, whole genome shotgun sequence, the genomic window GGGTTTAATAACTGGACAACGAAGATGCTAATAAAAAATAGGAACATTCGAAGAACTCAacatgttaaattttgattaaaaccAATTGACAGTAAATAAAGTAATAACCAAATCCTGGATTTTTAATGCTCACTTTGGGATCTTTTTCCCAGTGGCATAACTTaagagttgatatgtctattgAAAGAGAAGGGGCAAGCAAGATGCACCTGGCAACTATAATCTTTGAAGTTTGGTTCCATCACCAAAGGAACTCCCATGTAGTCTTTAAAGAATGTCtgaaaaatattccaaattccACAATTTCAGGAATCAATCAAAGAACATTACCTAAAGCTCGTAAGCTTACTATTCTACCATGACTAAGTCATCAAATTAATGTCTTATTTAGAACAGATACCAACTCAGACAAGTTATAAATTGGTTGAATGGTTAAGTTGAGTTGCAGAAGAATACCTGAGTTGGTAGTTTGCATGTGTTGATGCATACTCCTACACACTTGCTTTCTTCTAGATACTGACATTTCTCGACGAAAACCTACTTGGATCCCAACTCCTCTTCGTTAtcaaaaagatacaaaactAACTGAAAAAACGAATCATATGAAAACAGAAGCAAGGTTCAGTATGATCATTACCCCGCTATCCCAAGACTCTCCATTAGGAAGATCGATGATGTTTACTTTGGACGGTCCCATTAGCCATTGACAGGTAAGTACAGTAACTCTCGCTTGACATATGGGaaacaaacagaagaaagaagaagaccatTTAGTTCGCTGGGTTCAAATAAGCCAAAGGCCTCCTATACTCAGGAAGATAATAGGTAACCAaatccggaaaaaaaaaaaaaaaaaactaaagcttCTTTGTGCCTTCCTAATCTATCTATGATTCAAAACGTAGTTGTTACCCATATATATTGATACATTTGAATTGACAAAGAGGATTGAAGATTCAACAGAACTCACCAACCATCAAAGCAGCTAACTTCCCTTGTGCTATAGGAGCAATGAGAAGCTTGTAAAGCTCTAAAATAAGTGGAGGAAACAATGATTTCAGTATTCGCACCTGTTTAACAGAAGTTAAGCATTTATTTGATAAGATCTATCCACAAGAACCAAAAACTCAGAACTTTAACTTAGAGattctattaaaaaaacggCATGTCAGTGAGAAAATATACCGCAGCATCACTAGTCTCCGACCTAGTTCGACCTTTCAAGAAGAGAAGCTTCACCAACTCAATAAGTCCAACGTACCCGGGTTCCTCTGAATCCGACCCGACTTCCTATTATTACACATACTTGAACATGAACAAAGAACATTAGACTAAATGCTAAACCGATCAAAACACTCAAAACTCATGACGAAACCAAACAAATCCAATTTACAACTCACCTGGACCAATTTGTTCCGAAACGATTGCATGAAGAAATCGTCGAGAGGTCCTGGCTTGTACTCCAATTTCGAAGCTCCTTCATCTGATTTAACCTGAGTatcatcaaaattgaaaatcaCACATCTATAATATATGTGCATCTATGTACAAAATTGGTTGAATTGATTCGTAAAAATTCAAGATTGGAATCACCTCTGAGGAATCAGAGATACGGCAACGAACACGTCGCGTGAAATTGGGACTTCGTATGATTAACTGTGTAGACGATGAGTTGGAGAAGACGATAGTCCTCgtcggaggaggaagaagaaagatagcCATTTTTGAcctttgaagtttttttttggttttgctctCTCAGGAAtgacaaaaataacaagaaCAAACTACACGCCGTTTTATTGTACGAAAACGACACGAAGTTTCTAGTTGATATCTACTTAAGTCTTTTAAAACCCTAGCAAAATCTCGGATTCCGACTGAgagtgagattttttttttgtcaattcactgaaaaaattcaaaatccgaTGATAAATTCCGTTTCACGCCTCGCCAGGAGGTTCTGTGCGACGCTCGCTGCTGTTCCGGCGGAGATTAGCGGCGaggcttctgcttctgcttctgttccGACGAAGGCGAAAAAGCATCCTTCGATATACAGGAAACTCTCAAGCCTCGGCACGAGGGGAGGAAAAATGGaggaaaccctaaatcaattcGTCATGGAAGGTGTACCTGTCAAAAAACACGAACTTATTCGCTACGCAAAGGATCTTCGCAAGTTTCGTCAACCTCAACGCGCCCTCGAGGTTTGTCCTCTCTTTGTAATTGATTGAACATCCCAAGGACTCTGATTATCGTTTTTATGTGTTAGATCTTTGAGTGgatggaaagaaaagaaattgcaTTTTCTGGTAGCGATCATGCAATTCGTTTGGATCTTATTGCAAAGACGAAAGGCTTAGAGGCG contains:
- the LOC104737586 gene encoding beta-carotene isomerase D27, chloroplastic-like; amino-acid sequence: MAIFLLPPPTRTIVFSNSSSTQLIIRSPNFTRRVRCRISDSSEVKSDEGASKLEYKPGPLDDFFMQSFRNKLVQEVGSDSEEPGYVGLIELVKLLFLKGRTRSETSDAAVRILKSLFPPLILELYKLLIAPIAQGKLAALMVARVTVLTCQWLMGPSKVNIIDLPNGESWDSGVFVEKCQYLEESKCVGVCINTCKLPTQTFFKDYMGVPLVMEPNFKDYSCQFKFGVAPPEDDGNVNEPCFETCSIARRRKLKSRECPMA